A window of Aquitalea denitrificans contains these coding sequences:
- a CDS encoding (2Fe-2S) ferredoxin domain-containing protein translates to MPNSKMQPRWVSAAGRTVIAKVVCQQGSKVQQVCASVQERKVMSFFDKHVFICCNQRATGEDCCNNHGSSELLGYMKDRIKALGLAGDGKIRINKAGCLGRCDDGPVMVVYPQETWYTFIDKQDIDEIVDEHMVAGRIVERLKI, encoded by the coding sequence ATGCCAAATTCGAAAATGCAGCCACGCTGGGTATCAGCGGCTGGGCGGACAGTGATAGCTAAGGTTGTCTGTCAGCAAGGAAGCAAGGTGCAGCAGGTGTGTGCATCTGTTCAGGAAAGGAAGGTCATGAGCTTTTTTGACAAACATGTATTCATCTGCTGCAACCAGCGTGCCACGGGTGAGGATTGCTGTAATAACCATGGCTCCAGTGAGTTGCTGGGCTATATGAAAGATCGTATCAAAGCCTTGGGTCTGGCGGGCGATGGCAAGATCCGCATCAACAAGGCCGGTTGCCTGGGGCGTTGCGATGATGGCCCGGTTATGGTGGTGTATCCGCAAGAGACTTGGTACACCTTTATCGACAAGCAGGATATTGATGAAATCGTGGATGAGCACATGGTGGCCGGGCGCATTGTAGAAAGGCTGAAGATCTGA
- the rnk gene encoding nucleoside diphosphate kinase regulator, giving the protein MPSQPSIIVSSLDYERLAAWMERLPAQDKATLTALEAELERAEVVEPEEIPAGIITMNSTARVRIEQTGEEKLLTLVYPNQADGTAGHVSVLAPVGAALLGLAEGQSIDWPTLAGVTRLTVVEVSYQPEAAGDLHR; this is encoded by the coding sequence ATGCCTAGCCAACCATCCATCATCGTTTCCAGCCTTGACTACGAAAGGCTGGCGGCCTGGATGGAACGGCTTCCCGCACAGGACAAGGCAACCCTGACAGCACTGGAAGCAGAGCTGGAACGCGCCGAAGTTGTGGAACCAGAAGAAATCCCTGCCGGCATCATCACCATGAACAGCACGGCACGGGTTCGCATTGAACAAACTGGGGAAGAAAAACTGCTGACCCTGGTTTATCCTAACCAGGCCGACGGCACGGCCGGACATGTATCGGTACTGGCCCCGGTCGGAGCCGCACTGCTCGGGCTGGCTGAAGGCCAGTCCATTGACTGGCCGACATTGGCAGGTGTCACCCGCCTAACCGTCGTAGAAGTCAGCTACCAGCCAGAAGCTGCTGGCGATCTGCATCGCTAA
- a CDS encoding SurA N-terminal domain-containing protein → MFDFVQNNKIAIQVILGAVALTFVGFGVGSYTSAVEDPYLVKVGSAKIYKRDLDRILEGQPSDAATRQQALDDLIRQDLLLAAAQDGGASVSPEQLRKAIAGIPDLQENGQFSATRYKDFLAARNMSPEAFEAKISRDIMLQNQINNFAGTGFVARSMVERMGGLMAQERQVRLLLLKPADFAAQVKTDDAALKAFYDANAKRFRTAESVKLDYVVLSPQAVATGLTVTDAEVKQYYEQHKADLAGEERRASHILLTVPKDAKPADKAKIKAEADALLKQLRADPTKFAELAKTKSQDPGSAANGGDLGFFAHGAMVKPFDDVVFRMQPGKISEVVETEYGYHIIKLDEVKQPDFAAIKAAVEANLKQQKAAGQLRSMADKLAEVAYQQADSLKGVQDALKLEVKHSDWLARDKKSADPVLANAKVLDAAFGDDVLKKKHNSEPVDIGGGNLVVVRVADHQPERQQKLDEVRDVIKSELIATEGAKLAEKQGQALLAQLKSGKGMDGQKWGELLTVSRRNPGSMVGGDVRAVFAAPVSPLPAFAGSKHDNGDYAIYQIASVGAGAAVSDDERTQLAGAMVQMAARSQLGSYLETLRQKYPIKMGKQQLSDQSEQ, encoded by the coding sequence ATGTTCGATTTTGTTCAGAATAATAAAATTGCCATTCAAGTCATTCTGGGCGCGGTAGCGCTGACCTTTGTTGGCTTTGGCGTGGGGAGCTATACCTCCGCCGTGGAAGACCCTTACCTGGTAAAGGTAGGCTCTGCCAAAATCTACAAGCGTGATCTGGATCGGATTCTGGAAGGCCAGCCCTCCGATGCCGCTACGCGTCAGCAAGCGCTGGATGACCTGATCCGCCAGGATCTCCTGCTTGCTGCGGCACAGGATGGTGGTGCCAGCGTAAGCCCCGAGCAGTTGCGCAAAGCGATTGCCGGCATTCCGGACCTGCAGGAAAACGGCCAGTTCAGTGCAACGCGCTACAAGGATTTCCTCGCTGCGCGCAATATGTCGCCGGAAGCCTTTGAGGCCAAAATCAGCCGTGACATCATGTTGCAAAACCAGATCAATAATTTTGCTGGTACCGGCTTTGTGGCTCGCAGCATGGTGGAGCGCATGGGTGGCCTGATGGCCCAGGAGCGCCAGGTTCGCCTGCTGCTGTTGAAGCCGGCTGACTTTGCCGCCCAGGTGAAGACGGACGATGCGGCGCTCAAGGCTTTCTATGATGCCAATGCCAAGCGCTTCCGCACGGCCGAGTCGGTGAAACTGGACTATGTGGTGTTATCGCCGCAGGCGGTGGCCACCGGTCTGACAGTGACCGATGCCGAGGTCAAGCAGTATTACGAACAGCATAAGGCTGACCTGGCCGGTGAAGAGCGCCGTGCTTCCCATATCCTGCTGACTGTTCCCAAGGATGCCAAACCTGCTGACAAGGCCAAGATCAAGGCTGAAGCTGATGCCTTGCTCAAGCAATTGCGTGCCGATCCGACCAAGTTTGCCGAGTTGGCCAAGACCAAGTCGCAAGACCCGGGTTCTGCTGCCAATGGTGGTGATCTTGGTTTCTTTGCGCATGGTGCGATGGTCAAGCCGTTTGATGATGTGGTGTTCCGCATGCAGCCTGGCAAGATCAGCGAAGTGGTGGAGACCGAATATGGTTATCACATCATCAAGCTGGATGAGGTGAAACAGCCTGACTTTGCCGCCATCAAGGCAGCGGTGGAAGCCAATCTGAAGCAGCAGAAGGCGGCTGGTCAGCTGCGCAGCATGGCTGACAAGCTGGCAGAAGTTGCCTATCAGCAGGCCGATTCACTCAAGGGTGTGCAAGATGCGCTCAAGCTGGAGGTCAAGCACTCCGACTGGCTGGCACGCGACAAGAAATCCGCTGATCCGGTACTGGCCAATGCCAAGGTACTGGATGCTGCGTTCGGCGATGATGTGCTGAAAAAGAAGCACAATAGCGAGCCGGTGGATATTGGTGGCGGCAATCTGGTGGTGGTGCGCGTGGCTGATCATCAGCCCGAGCGTCAGCAGAAGCTGGATGAAGTACGTGATGTCATCAAGAGTGAGCTGATTGCCACTGAAGGTGCCAAGCTGGCGGAAAAGCAGGGTCAGGCCCTGTTGGCGCAGCTGAAGTCCGGCAAGGGTATGGATGGCCAGAAGTGGGGCGAGCTACTGACGGTTTCGCGGCGTAATCCTGGCTCCATGGTTGGTGGTGATGTACGCGCAGTGTTTGCTGCGCCGGTCAGCCCGCTGCCGGCATTTGCTGGCAGCAAGCATGATAATGGTGACTATGCCATTTATCAGATTGCCAGTGTGGGGGCTGGTGCAGCTGTCAGCGATGATGAGCGTACGCAACTGGCTGGTGCCATGGTGCAGATGGCGGCGCGCAGTCAGCTGGGCAGCTATCTGGAAACGCTGCGGCAGAAATACCCGATCAAGATGGGCAAGCAGCAGCTGAGTGATCAGAGCGAACAATAA
- the sodB gene encoding superoxide dismutase [Fe] — protein MEHKLPELPYALDALAPHISKETLEFHYGKHHQTYITNLNNLIKGTEFENASLEEIVKKSSGGIFNNAAQVWNHTFYWFGLAPNAGGEPTGALADAINAKWGSFEEFKKAFTQTAVGTFGSGWAWLVKNSDGSLDLVSTSNAATPLTTDKTPVLTCDVWEHAYYIDYRNSRPNYLDSFWKLVNWDFAAKNFAA, from the coding sequence ATGGAACACAAACTGCCGGAACTGCCTTACGCACTGGATGCGCTGGCTCCCCACATCTCCAAGGAAACCCTGGAATTCCATTACGGCAAGCATCATCAGACCTACATCACCAACCTGAACAACCTGATCAAGGGTACCGAGTTCGAAAATGCCTCGCTGGAAGAAATCGTGAAGAAATCTTCCGGTGGCATCTTCAACAACGCCGCCCAGGTGTGGAACCACACTTTCTACTGGTTTGGTCTGGCTCCGAATGCCGGCGGCGAACCGACTGGCGCACTGGCCGATGCCATCAACGCCAAGTGGGGTTCCTTTGAAGAGTTCAAGAAAGCCTTCACCCAGACCGCCGTGGGCACCTTCGGTTCTGGCTGGGCCTGGCTGGTGAAAAACAGCGATGGTTCGCTGGACCTGGTATCCACCAGCAACGCCGCCACCCCGCTGACCACCGACAAGACTCCGGTCCTGACCTGTGATGTGTGGGAACACGCTTACTACATCGACTACCGCAACAGCCGTCCGAACTACCTGGACAGCTTCTGGAAGCTGGTGAACTGGGACTTTGCTGCAAAGAACTTTGCCGCCTGA
- a CDS encoding alpha/beta hydrolase, translated as MLKALNKIVVAGPVGGLETIVVLPQAAIRGVAVICHPNPLQGGTNTNKVVQTTAKALSQLGYACYCPNLRGVGESEGGHDHGIGEVDDVLAVIAHARNEHGELPLALAGFSFGGFVAARTRAVIEADKLLLMGVAVGKYEIPTPSVPADTLVIHGEEDEVIPLSAVMDWARPQDLPVLVFPGAGHFFHGKLVKLGQMIQRCW; from the coding sequence ATGCTCAAAGCATTGAACAAGATTGTAGTGGCTGGCCCGGTTGGCGGTTTGGAAACCATCGTTGTATTGCCGCAGGCTGCCATCCGCGGTGTGGCGGTCATTTGCCATCCCAATCCGCTGCAGGGTGGCACTAACACCAACAAGGTAGTGCAGACGACTGCCAAGGCGCTTTCGCAACTGGGCTATGCCTGCTACTGTCCCAACCTGCGCGGGGTGGGGGAGAGCGAGGGGGGGCATGATCACGGCATTGGTGAAGTGGATGATGTACTGGCTGTGATTGCGCATGCACGTAACGAGCATGGCGAACTGCCGCTGGCGCTGGCCGGTTTCTCTTTTGGCGGATTTGTCGCTGCGCGTACCCGAGCGGTAATCGAGGCCGACAAGCTGTTGTTGATGGGTGTTGCCGTCGGCAAGTATGAAATTCCCACGCCATCTGTCCCCGCTGATACGCTGGTGATTCATGGCGAAGAGGATGAGGTTATCCCATTGTCTGCCGTGATGGACTGGGCAAGGCCGCAGGATCTGCCGGTATTGGTATTCCCCGGTGCAGGCCATTTTTTCCATGGCAAACTGGTCAAGCTGGGGCAGATGATCCAGCGCTGCTGGTAA
- a CDS encoding flagellin has product MLGINTNLGALNAQTQLDKSRKNTEQTLAQLASGTQLTSAAVNAANTALSQSLEAQVRGDNQASSNALDGISLVQTADGALSQLQSNSQQIQELAIQAGDAALNGSNRQAMQQQVDQLTQSNSAIIQSTQYNGTSLLSGNTQLQFQVGPNGGSSNQISVSTSNLSASPASGGLNGYSSNLNATGTIDISNPASAIAAQSQMQSDLATIGSARTQLGAASNQFSTAISNLQNASLNAQAANSRISDTDYAAATAQLVQQQILGQSAIAVQAQANMSQRSALSLLG; this is encoded by the coding sequence ATGCTTGGCATCAATACCAATCTCGGCGCACTCAACGCCCAGACCCAACTGGACAAATCGCGCAAGAATACCGAGCAGACGCTAGCCCAACTAGCCTCTGGCACCCAGCTCACCAGTGCAGCAGTCAATGCTGCAAATACGGCACTGTCCCAGTCACTGGAAGCGCAAGTACGTGGTGATAATCAGGCCAGCAGCAACGCCTTGGATGGCATCTCTCTGGTGCAGACAGCAGATGGCGCACTATCGCAATTACAGAGCAATAGCCAGCAAATTCAGGAACTGGCGATCCAGGCTGGAGACGCTGCACTCAACGGCAGCAATCGCCAGGCCATGCAACAGCAGGTAGACCAGCTAACCCAGAGCAACTCGGCCATCATCCAGAGTACGCAATACAATGGCACGTCCCTGCTGAGCGGCAATACCCAGCTGCAATTCCAGGTTGGCCCCAATGGCGGCAGCAGCAACCAGATCAGCGTCAGCACCAGCAATCTGAGCGCCAGCCCTGCCAGCGGCGGCCTCAACGGTTACAGCAGCAATCTGAATGCCACCGGCACCATCGACATTTCCAACCCGGCCAGTGCCATCGCCGCCCAGTCACAGATGCAATCCGACCTGGCAACGATAGGCAGCGCGCGCACCCAGCTGGGGGCGGCCAGTAACCAGTTTTCCACCGCCATCAGTAATCTACAAAATGCCTCACTCAATGCACAGGCAGCCAACAGCCGCATCAGCGATACCGACTATGCAGCAGCCACTGCGCAACTGGTACAGCAGCAGATACTCGGTCAGTCGGCTATTGCGGTCCAGGCGCAAGCCAATATGTCTCAGCGTAGTGCACTGAGCCTGCTAGGCTAA
- a CDS encoding NAD(P)/FAD-dependent oxidoreductase, translated as MNKSFDVIVLGAGAAGMMCAAVAGQQGRKVLLLDHAQKLAEKIRISGGGRCNFTNIDAKPDRYLSDNPHFCRSALAQFGPQDFIAMVERHGIAYHEKKLGQLFCDDSSQQIIDMLDAECSVADVQRQMGASILSVSKAEDGIFTVETALGSFTASSLVVATGGLSIPQIGATPLGYRIAEQFGLPVTTLSPALVPLTFHVEDAEAFAPLAGVSLDVEVRAGKGRFREQVLFTHKGLSGPVILQVSSYWEPGMEVVINLLPDCDVQAFLDERQGSEQLLSNALAELGWPKRFAEAWLARLGFNVRLKDLSVKKRIQLAELVQHWRIKPNGTQGYKKAEVTRGGVSTKALSSKTMEAKQVPGLFFIGEVVDVTGWLGGYNFQWAWSSGYVAGKNC; from the coding sequence ATGAATAAGTCATTTGATGTCATTGTGCTGGGGGCTGGGGCTGCCGGTATGATGTGTGCAGCGGTAGCCGGCCAGCAGGGCCGCAAGGTGCTATTGCTGGACCATGCGCAAAAACTGGCGGAGAAGATTCGCATTTCTGGCGGTGGGCGCTGCAACTTCACCAATATCGATGCCAAGCCGGATCGCTATTTGTCGGATAACCCGCATTTTTGCCGGTCGGCCCTGGCGCAATTTGGCCCGCAGGATTTCATCGCCATGGTGGAGCGCCACGGCATTGCCTATCACGAGAAAAAGTTGGGCCAGCTGTTTTGCGATGACTCCAGCCAGCAGATCATCGACATGCTGGATGCCGAGTGCAGCGTGGCTGATGTACAACGCCAGATGGGTGCCAGCATTCTGTCCGTGAGCAAGGCTGAGGATGGCATTTTTACCGTTGAAACCGCGCTGGGCAGTTTTACTGCCAGCTCGCTAGTGGTAGCAACTGGTGGCTTGTCGATACCGCAAATTGGCGCGACCCCGCTGGGCTATCGCATTGCCGAGCAGTTTGGTCTGCCGGTAACGACCTTGAGTCCGGCCCTGGTACCGCTGACTTTCCATGTCGAAGACGCAGAGGCTTTTGCTCCCCTGGCCGGAGTGTCGCTGGATGTGGAGGTTAGGGCTGGCAAGGGACGTTTCCGCGAACAGGTACTGTTCACGCATAAGGGTCTGTCTGGCCCGGTCATCCTGCAGGTTTCCTCGTATTGGGAGCCCGGCATGGAGGTAGTAATCAATCTGCTGCCCGACTGTGATGTACAGGCGTTTCTGGACGAACGGCAGGGCAGTGAGCAACTGTTGAGTAATGCGCTGGCAGAGCTGGGCTGGCCCAAGCGCTTTGCAGAAGCCTGGCTGGCGCGATTAGGGTTCAATGTCCGCCTGAAAGATTTGTCAGTCAAAAAACGTATCCAGTTGGCGGAGCTGGTACAGCACTGGCGCATCAAGCCCAATGGTACGCAAGGTTACAAGAAGGCTGAGGTAACCCGCGGTGGCGTATCTACCAAGGCATTGTCATCCAAGACCATGGAGGCCAAGCAGGTGCCTGGTCTGTTTTTCATCGGTGAGGTGGTGGATGTCACCGGCTGGCTGGGGGGGTATAACTTTCAGTGGGCGTGGTCATCCGGCTATGTGGCCGGGAAAAACTGCTAG
- the dnaB gene encoding replicative DNA helicase gives MTEQYENFDGAMASLRTPPHSTEAEQSVLGGLMLDNGAFDKIADVVSEADFYRHDHKLIFKHIARLVELGRPADVVTVSEVLDKNAELADVGGLSYLATLAQNTPSAANIRRYAEIVRERSIMRQLAVVGAEIAESAYAPQGRDAAQLLDEAEGKVFQIAESTAKSKQGFLEMPGLLKEVVERIDMLYSRDNPDEVTGIPTGFIDLDAKTSGLQPGDLVIVAGRPSMGKTAFSMNIAEHVAVEYKAPVAVFSMEMGGAQLVMRMLGSVGRLDQHVLRTGKLGDEDWQKLTYAIGKLSEAPMYIDETPALTALELRARARRLARQHGGKLGLIVIDYLQLMSGSGRGDNRTAELGEISRGLKGLAKELQVPVIALSQLSRAVEQRPNKRPMMSDLRESGAIEQDADIIIFMYREEYYSPENAEVKGMAEAIIGKHRNGPTGAVRLAFVGKHAKFENAATLGISGWADSDS, from the coding sequence ATGACCGAACAGTACGAAAATTTTGATGGTGCCATGGCATCCCTGCGCACGCCGCCACATTCGACCGAGGCCGAGCAGTCGGTCCTTGGTGGCCTGATGCTGGACAACGGGGCATTCGACAAGATTGCCGATGTTGTCTCTGAGGCGGATTTTTACCGCCACGATCACAAGCTGATTTTCAAGCACATTGCCCGCCTGGTTGAACTGGGCCGTCCTGCCGACGTAGTGACAGTGTCCGAGGTGCTGGACAAGAATGCCGAGCTGGCCGATGTTGGTGGCCTGTCCTACCTGGCGACACTGGCGCAGAACACCCCATCGGCCGCCAATATCCGCCGCTATGCGGAAATCGTACGCGAGCGCTCCATCATGCGTCAGCTGGCGGTGGTGGGGGCGGAGATCGCCGAATCGGCCTATGCCCCGCAAGGCCGTGATGCTGCCCAGTTGCTGGATGAGGCTGAGGGCAAGGTGTTCCAGATTGCCGAATCTACTGCCAAATCCAAGCAGGGCTTTCTGGAAATGCCAGGGTTGCTGAAGGAAGTGGTCGAACGTATCGACATGCTGTACAGCCGTGACAATCCGGATGAAGTAACCGGTATCCCCACCGGTTTTATCGATCTGGATGCCAAAACATCCGGACTGCAGCCGGGGGACTTGGTGATTGTGGCTGGTCGACCGTCCATGGGTAAGACCGCATTCTCCATGAATATCGCGGAGCATGTTGCGGTGGAGTACAAGGCACCTGTGGCCGTATTCTCCATGGAAATGGGTGGTGCCCAACTGGTAATGCGTATGCTGGGCTCGGTAGGCCGACTGGATCAGCATGTGTTGCGTACTGGTAAGCTGGGCGATGAGGATTGGCAGAAACTGACCTACGCCATCGGCAAGCTGTCCGAAGCGCCGATGTATATCGATGAAACCCCGGCACTGACGGCACTGGAGCTACGTGCCCGTGCCCGTCGCCTGGCACGCCAGCATGGCGGCAAGCTTGGCCTGATCGTGATCGACTATTTGCAGTTGATGTCCGGCTCCGGCCGTGGCGATAACCGTACTGCGGAGCTAGGTGAAATCTCGCGTGGCCTGAAGGGTTTGGCCAAGGAATTACAAGTGCCGGTGATTGCGCTGTCGCAGCTGTCACGTGCGGTGGAGCAGCGTCCCAACAAGCGCCCGATGATGTCCGACTTGCGGGAATCCGGTGCCATCGAGCAGGATGCTGACATCATTATCTTTATGTACCGTGAAGAGTATTACAGCCCGGAAAACGCGGAAGTAAAGGGTATGGCCGAGGCCATTATCGGTAAGCACCGTAACGGTCCGACTGGGGCGGTGCGACTGGCCTTTGTCGGCAAACATGCCAAATTCGAAAATGCAGCCACGCTGGGTATCAGCGGCTGGGCGGACAGTGATAGCTAA